The following is a genomic window from Planctomycetia bacterium.
CGCGCCGGCCGGTGCGGGAGATTGTGGAGCGGGTGCTGAAGGAGTCGGGGCTGGAGGCGTCGCTTTCGGGTCAGGAGGAGATCGACAATGAGCCGCTGGCCAACGTGTATGAACTGGTGAACGCGGCGGGGCAGTTTGACGGCGACCAGCCGGAGGGGACGCTGGGCGACTGGTTGCAGCAGATCAGCCTGGTGAGCGATGCGGATGCGATCGAGGAGGCAGGCGGGACAGTAACGCTCATGACCCTGCACACGGCGAAGGGGCTGGAGTACCCGATGGTGTACATCGTCGGGCTGGAGGAGGGGCTCCTGCCGCACAAGCGGTCGCTGGCGGGAGAGGAGTCCGGGGTGGAGGAGGAGCGGCGGCTTTGCTTCGTGGGGATGACGCGGGCGAAGGAGCGACTGACGCTCTCGGGGGCGCGGTACCGGATGACTCGCGGGATTACCGAACGCTCGATCGCTTCGCGGTTTCTACGGGAGCTGCCGGATGAAGAGGTCGAGCGCGATTCGTTTGAATCGCAGCGCGATCGGAGCATGGCGCACCTGGGGGAGTACAACGACGGCGACGGGCACATGGCGGCGGGGGGCTACTATCCGGGACAGCGTGTGCGGCACGAGGAGTATGGAGACGGGGAAGTGGTGGCGCTGGAGCCGCGGGGGCGGTCGATGTATGTGCGGATTTTCTTCAACGACTATGGCGAGCGGTCGTTTGCCATGGAGCATGTTTCGCTGATTGTGATGGATGCGTAGACGCGTCAGCCGGCGAGAAGGGCTGCGCCGTGGTCGCCGAGGTCGGTGCGGAGCTTGGTGAGGGCGCGGATTTCGAGCTGGCGGACGCGCTCCTTGCTGATGCCGAGGTGGCGGCCGATTTCTTCCAGAGTTTCACCGGCGGAATTCTCACCGATGCCGAAGTGGCGCTCGACGATGACGCGCTCGCGCTGGTCGAGTAGGCGGAGACTGCGGGCGACGACGGCCTTCGCGGCGGCGACGCTGCTCTCCAGTGCCTCGACCGATTCGCGCGTGTCGCCGACGGTGGCGAGCGATTCGTCGCAGCCGGTCTGGTAGCGATCGGAGTGGGCGAGTGTCTCGGGGACGCTTCGGGCGAAGCCGCGGGTGATGGCCCAGGTGGCGTAGGTGCTGAAGCGGAAGCCGCGGGCGTAATCAAACTTGTCGACGGCGCGCATCATGGTGACGTTTCCGTCGCTGATGAGCTCGAAGAGATTGAGGGCCGGGTGTCCGAAGACGTGGCGCTTGGCGATGCTGACGACCAGCCGGAGATTCGCCTGGATGATTCGGTTCTTGATTTCCTTCGCGGCTTCGAGCGGGCCTTCGACGGCGGCGAGATCGCGCTGCGTCGCGCGGGCGTCGGATGCCACGAGCTTTTTGCGATGCGTCTCGGCGACGTGGAGCAGGTAGTTCATGCGAGCGAAGAGGGTTGACTCTTCGTCGCGACCGAGAAGCGGCGTGCGATAGAGCGCCTGGAGATACGGCGGGAGATCGGCGGGCGGCCGATGGAGCGTCTCATCGGGCTCGCCGGATTGATTGCTTGCGGACTTCGACGGTCGGGCGTCGTCGGAGAGGAAGGTCTCCTCGGCGTCGGGGGCGTCGAAGGCGGGGTTGTACATGTATTCGATCGGCGACTCCGCAAAGCGGCGGACGCGGGCGTGGGCCAGCAGTCGCTGAATCTCCACTTCGCGCTTGCCGAATTCGGCGGCGAGTTGACGCGGGGTCTTGCCGTTTTCGAAGGCCTCCAGCAGGACGGTGCACTCGTCGATGGCGCGGGCTTCGTCCTTGCGATCGAAGAGGGCGTCGGCGGGATTGTCGCGGTCGAAGCGCCGCAGGGTGTAGCGGATGGTCTCGACGGCGCGGCCGGTCTCGTTGGAGATTTCCAGGGTCGCGGCGTGGAGCGAGCACTTCCTTGCGGCGACGAGGACGCGGGCGCGGGCGATGATGTCGTGCTTCTCCGCGTCGGTCATGACCTGGAAGGCGGCGCCGCGACGGACGAGGTCTTCGTTGCGGGCGACGAACAGTTCCACGGACCGCTCGGTGAAGCAGAGCCGGGGTTTGTCGTCGCCGTTGGTGTACCAGGCGCCGGCCAATCCTCGGACTCGCCATCGGGAGATGGTCTTGGTGGAGACGCTAAAGCGCTGAGCCAGCGCGTCGGAATCGTGAAGCCGACCTTCGGCCGACTCGGCGTCGATGGGGCACTTGGCCGTGAGGACGTCGAGCAGCTCGACCAGGTCGGCTTGAAGATCCTTGCCGGAGAGCATCGATCCATCGCCTCGGCGGGATCGGTATCCGGTGATGTGATAACAGATGAGCGAGTAAGGGTATTCGCGGGAGGCCTCGACGACGTCGATGGCGCGCATGATGCCGTCGATCTGGCGCGCCCTTTGACGGGCGGGGGCCATGGTCAGCTCATGAGCGAGCTGTCTGATCTCGGTACAGCGGAAAGCCTTCACAATCGCCTCCGTGGGCTTCGGTTCGGCGGGCAACTTTGTGTGGGCCGCAATCGCCGGGGGTTGCATCCTGCAGGTGGCGATTGACTAGCCTGTTTGGCGGGCCGTTCCAGGGGAGCGCCGGGACTCGTCTTCCCGACGGAACAGGAGCGGTCAGCACCCTCGTCTCTAGTCATATTATCGCCCAGAAACGTCTTAAAGTCAATTCCGGGGCCGTTTTGGGGGTTCTTATCTTCGATTGCGACGACTCCGGCGACCTATTGACGCCATTCTTGCGACAGTCATTCTACGGGCGGGCGAACGATTGCTGGTCTTTGCCTGCTGGAGAATGCCATGTCGCTGAGCTTTGGATGTTCGATTCTTGCGGTGGTTATGTCGGTTCTTGGTGATCCGTCGCCGCCTCCGAATCGGGCGGACGGGTCGGGGCTTCATCGACCGGTCTGTACCTATTCAATTGTAGCGCGGGACCCTGCGAAGGGAGAGATGGGGGTGGCGGTGCAGTCGCACTGGTTCTCGGTGGGGTCGGTCGTGCCGTGGGCGGAGGCGGGGGTGGGGGCGGTGGCGACCCAGTCGCTGGTCGATCCGGCGTATGGTCCGATGGGATTGGCGCTGATGCGGATCGGCCGGACGGGGCCGGAAGCGCTGGCGTCAATCCTGGCGGGAGACAACGGGCGGGAGGTTCGGCAGGTGGCGATGGTGGATGCGAAGGGACGGGTCGGTGTGCACACCGGGGCGAAGTGCATTCAGCCGGCGGGCCATGTTGTTGACACTGACGCGCAGTTTTCGGTGCAGGCGAATCTGATGTCGAACGATCGCATCTGGGGCGAGATGGCGGAGGCGTATCGGGCGGCGAAGGGCGATCTGGCGGATCGGATGATGGCGGCGCTCGAAGCGGCGGAGGCGGCGGGCGGGGATATTCGGGGTCGTCAGTCGGCGGCGCTGATTGTTGTGTCGGGGACTTCGACGGGGAAGCCGTGGGTGGATCGGCGGTTTGATCTGCGCGTGGAGGATCACGAGCAGCCGCTGACGGAGCTTCGGCGGCTGGTGAAGTTGCAGCGGGCGTATCTGCACATGAACGCGGGTGATTTGGCAATCGAGAAGAAGGACTTCGAGGCGGCGGTCCGCGAGTATCGGGCGGCGGAGGCGTGTGCGCCGCAGATCGTGGAGATTCCATTCTGGCATGCGGTGAGCCTGGTGAATGCGGGGAAGGCCGAGGAGGCGTTGCCGCTGTTTGCGGGCGTGTTTGAGAGGGAGCCGGTGTGGGCCGAGTTGATCCCGCGGCTGGTGGATTGCGAGTTGTTGGAGGCCGATGAGGCGTTGGTGACGAGGATTCGCGGGCTCGGTTCGGGGCGATGATGCGAAGAGAAGCTCGCGGTTGGGTGCTTTGTCAGCCTTGAACGCATGTTAGAATGATGTCATGGCGACGTTCGAAGATATCATGAGCCGTGGCGGGGATGCGGCGATTCGTGAGGCGGCGAAGTTCTTTATGAAATCCGACCCCGTCCATCAAAGTCTGCGCGAGATTACGCGTCGTCTTTCAGAGCTTCAGATCGACTACGCCGTTGCGGGGGGAATGGCGCTGGTGGCGCATGGATACGATCGAACGACCGTTGATGTCGACATTCTGGTTACCGAGATGGGACTCGACGCGATCCATCAGTCGTTGGGCGGATTGGGCTACGTGCCGCCGTTTGCCGGAAGTCGAAATCTTCGCGATACGAACACGGGCGTGCGGATCGAATTTCTTGTGGCGGGCCAGTTTCCGGGTGATGGGAAGCCGAAGGCGGTGGCGTTTCCCGATCCGGCGACGGTGGCCGAGGAGATCGACGGCATTCGATATGTCAACCTTGCGGCACTAATTGAGTTGAAGCTGGCGTCGGGAATGTCCAACCCGGGCAGGCTTCGCGATCTGGCGGATGTGCAGGAGTTGATCCGGACGCTTCGACTGGGCAAGGATTTTGGTGATCGGCTTGATTCATCCGTTTGCTCGAAGTTCCATGAACTGCGGGCAGCAGTCGAAGACGATTAAGCCTCGACAACGGCAGGGCATGCGGGTTGCCATCGCCTGTATTCATTCGGGCAAACGCAGCTCGCACTCTGTGAGATTCTCCGATGAGGCAGGGGAATTGGACATCAAGACTCCCGAATGACGACGCCTTATAATCCGTTCATATGTTGGTCGGTGTCGCAGCCGACGCGTTTGAGACCCTGCGGTTTTCAGCTACACAAGGCGGATCTCGAGTCATGCTCCACATACCGATTCTTCGAAACGGCAAGCCTTACGAGAGCGTCGACAAGGTCGAAATCGTTCACCATGCGTCGGGAGAGCCAGTGGCGATGGTCAGCCAGGCCAACAGCGGCATGGTGACGCGCGACATCGGGCGAATGAACCATCGCGTGCTGGAAAAGCTGACGGTGGCCGAGCTGATCGCCATCAGCCGGAAGGCGGCGGCGCTCTTTATGACCGCGGATTTGCCGCTGGGGGATACGAAGCAGTCGTTTGACGATTACATCACGCAGCTTTCGGCGACGACCGGCATGCCGCAGGTGCTTTGCCGGGCGAACGCGGAAAAGATTCACCGGGTGATGAACGAGATCGACGTGGTCGTCGCGGGGCTGACACGCGGGTTTGATCTGCAGATTCTCGATCGCGGCTACGGGCTTGATGACGGACGGATGCTGAGCTGGTCACGGCAGGCGCGGGTGTTCGGCGCGGTGCTGCCGAGCAACTCGCCGGGGGTGCATTCGCTGTGGATTCCGGCGATCGCGCTGAAGACGCCGATCGCGCTGAAACCGGGGCGGGAAGAGCCGTGGTCTCCGTTTCGCATTGTTCAATCCTTCATTGCGGCGGGTGCGCCGGCGGAGGCGTTTGGGTTTTACCCGACGGATCACGGTGGGGCGGCGGCGCTGTTGCGGGCGGTGGATCGATCCATGCTGTTCGGCGACGCGTCGACGACGCGGCCATGGGCGAACGACCCGCGCGTGGAGCTGCACGGGCCGGGACACAGCAAGGTAGTGCTGGGCGACGACTGCGCGGACGACTGGGAGAACTACGTCGATCTGATGGTGACGTCGATCTCGGCCAACGGCGGGCGGTCGTGCATCAATGCGTCGGGCATCTGGACCCCGCGACACGGTAAAAAGATCGCCGAGGCGGTCGCGGCCAGGCTCGCGGAGGTCAAGGCGCTTCCGGTGGACCATCCGGACGCCAAGGTGGCGGCATTCGCCAATGCGAAATTCGCGGAGATGATTTCCAACACGGTCGATGAGGGACTTCGCGAGTCGGGGGCCGAAGATGTGACCATGCGGCTTCGCGGGTCGCCGAGGCTGGTCAAGCAGGGGCGGATCGCCTACCTGTTGCCGACGGTGATTCGGTGCGATGCGCGCGAGCACGGGCTGGCCAATCGCGAGTTTCTGTTCCCGTTCGCGGCGGTGGTGGAGTGCCCGATGGCGGAGATGGCGGAGGCGATCGGGCCGAGCCTGATCGTGACGGCGATCACAAAGGACCAGCGATTCATCGCGGAGTTGATGTCGTCGGAGAACGTCGATCGGCTCAACATCGGCGCGATCCCGACGTATCGGCTGAGCTGGGACCAGCCGCACGAGGGGAACCTGTTCGAGCATCTGTATCGGCAGCGGGCGTTTCAGATCGAGCCGGCGGCGTGAAGGTGAGGGCGATTGCACACTAATCTCCAAAGTCGCTTGCCGGTCCGCGTCATCTTCGGACATGGGACGATTATTCGGCTTGGCGCCGTCGCCGTTGACGAAGGCGCTACGCGCGTGTTGCTGGTGACGGACCCCGGGATTGTTCGGGCCGGTCATGCCGAGCATGCGGCGGCAACGCTGCGCGAGGCGGGGTGTGAGGTCACGATTTTTCACGGCGTGCAGGAGAACCCGACAACGGAGCACGTTGCGGCGGGCGTTTCCGTGGCGCGGGACCTGGGGATTAACTTCATCGTCGGCGTCGGCGGCGGCAGCGCGATGGACTGCGCCAAGGGGATCAATTTCATCCTGACCAACGGCGGGCGGATGCAGGATTACTGGGGTGTCGGCAAGGCGGCCAAGCCCATGCTGCCGTTTGTGGCGGTGCCGACGACGGCGGGGACGGGGAGCGAGGCTCAGTCGTTCGCCTTGATTACCGATCCGGCGACGCATCAGAAGATGGCGTGCGGCGACAGGAAGACGCTGGCGCGGGCGGCGATTCTCGATCCCGATTTGATTCGCACGGTGCCGCGGCAGGTGGCGGCGGCGACGGGCATCGACGCGATCTCGCACGCGGTGGAAACGGCGGGGACGAACAAGCGGACGGACGAGTCGCGCGAGCTTTCGCGTGCGGCGTGGCTGAGGCTGGAGGGATCGCTGGAGAAGTATCTGGCGGACCCGGAGGACTCGGCGACGCGGGAGTCGATGCTGATGGGGGCGCACCTGGCGGGCGCGGCGATTGAGGCGTCGATGCTGGGTGCGGCGCATTCGTGTGCGAATCCGCTGACGGCGAAGTATGGCATTGTTCACGGCGTCGCGGTCGGCGTCGTGCTCCCGCATGTCGTGCGGTTCAACGCGGCGTGCGGGGATAATCCTTATGCAGAGCTGGATGAGGACGCCGATCGCCTGGCGATGCGGATCGAGCGACTCTTGATGGCGGCGGGGATTCCGCGGCGGCTCGGTGAGCTGGGCGTGCGACGGGAGGACCTGCCGGAACTGGCGGCATCGGCGTCAGGGCAGTGGACGGCGCAGTTCAATCCGCGGAAGGCAGGGCCGGAGGAGTTTGAACAGGTATTCAATGATGCCTTCGGTTGAGTCGATTTCGCGGCACCTCGACAGGCCTGCCCCAACAGCCACACAATAGGCTCATGTTTGCACTGCTATCAGTCTGGATCGCGTTGGGTGCGTTCGTCACGTCGATCGCGCTGGTGTTCTGGAAGTCGGCCGATCGCGAGGCGGTGGCGACGCTGCTGCCGTACACGATTGCGTTCTCCGCCACATTCGCGGCGGGGGTGCTTTGGGGTTTGCGGAAGGCGGCGAAGGACGAGGCTGGCGTGGGCGGGCAGCGGGCGCAGGCGCTGGCGGCGCTGGTCATCAACAGCCTGACGTTTGCCGTGATGCTGGTCTGGCTGCATGGCTTTTTCGACGCGACGCTGGGATTGCTGCTGGAGGGTGGGTTCCTGTGCCTAATCTACTGGCTCTACACGCGCATCCTGGTGCCGGACTCCACGAAGGGCTGAGGCGACCCTATAATTCGCGATGAAGTCGCGGCGGCGCGCCTCAGCATGACGAGTCTTAGCGAAGTACATCTTGATATGCCGGATCAATTGCAAATATTCGTCAATGGCGAGAGCGACACGCTGGAGGCGCCGGCGACGGTGGCGGCGCTGGTCGCGCGGCGGGCGCCGAGGCCGCCCTTCGCGGTGGAAGTGAACAAGCGGCTGGTTCGCCGCAGTACCTATGAATCGACGCCGCTGGCGGAGGGCGATCGGGTGGAGATCGTCACGCTGGTCGGTGGGGGATAAGGGAAAGCATCAAGCATGGATCCGCAGGCATTGAAGATCGGCAGTTTCTCGTTTCGCTCGCGGCTTTTCGTGGGCACGGGAAAGTACGCGACCTATGAACTGATGCGCGAGTGCCTTGAGGCGTCGCGCTGCGAGGTCGTGACGGTGGCGGTGCGGCGCGAGCGGCTCTACGACGCGCAGAACCGGAGCCTGCTCGACTTTCTCGATACCAAGAGATACACGATCCTGCCGAATACGGCGGGGTGCTTTACCGCGGAGGATGCCGTTCGCGTGGCACGACTGGGGCGGGAACTGCTGGAGCAGCTTGAGAATCCCGGCGCGGCGTGGGTCAAGCTGGAGGTCCTGCACGATAAGAAGACGCTTCTGCCGGACCCGGTGGGGACACTGGAGGCGACGAAGGAGCTGGTGAAGGACGGCTTCACGGTGCTGGTGTATTCGAGCGACGATCCTGCCGCCGCATGTCGATTGAAGGAGGCGGGGGCGACAAGCGTCATGCCGGCGGGAAGTCCGATCGGCAGCGGCCAGGGCATCCTGAACGCCAGCAACATTCGCATCATTCTGGAGATGCTCAAGGAAGGCGATGCGGAGTACCCGGTGATCGTGGATGCGGGCGTCGGCACGGCGAGCGACGTGACGATGGCGATGGAACTGGGCGCGGACGGCGTTCTGCTCAACACGGGCA
Proteins encoded in this region:
- the thiS gene encoding sulfur carrier protein ThiS, which produces MQIFVNGESDTLEAPATVAALVARRAPRPPFAVEVNKRLVRRSTYESTPLAEGDRVEIVTLVGGG
- a CDS encoding sigma-70 family RNA polymerase sigma factor translates to MAPARQRARQIDGIMRAIDVVEASREYPYSLICYHITGYRSRRGDGSMLSGKDLQADLVELLDVLTAKCPIDAESAEGRLHDSDALAQRFSVSTKTISRWRVRGLAGAWYTNGDDKPRLCFTERSVELFVARNEDLVRRGAAFQVMTDAEKHDIIARARVLVAARKCSLHAATLEISNETGRAVETIRYTLRRFDRDNPADALFDRKDEARAIDECTVLLEAFENGKTPRQLAAEFGKREVEIQRLLAHARVRRFAESPIEYMYNPAFDAPDAEETFLSDDARPSKSASNQSGEPDETLHRPPADLPPYLQALYRTPLLGRDEESTLFARMNYLLHVAETHRKKLVASDARATQRDLAAVEGPLEAAKEIKNRIIQANLRLVVSIAKRHVFGHPALNLFELISDGNVTMMRAVDKFDYARGFRFSTYATWAITRGFARSVPETLAHSDRYQTGCDESLATVGDTRESVEALESSVAAAKAVVARSLRLLDQRERVIVERHFGIGENSAGETLEEIGRHLGISKERVRQLEIRALTKLRTDLGDHGAALLAG
- a CDS encoding aldehyde dehydrogenase — translated: MLHIPILRNGKPYESVDKVEIVHHASGEPVAMVSQANSGMVTRDIGRMNHRVLEKLTVAELIAISRKAAALFMTADLPLGDTKQSFDDYITQLSATTGMPQVLCRANAEKIHRVMNEIDVVVAGLTRGFDLQILDRGYGLDDGRMLSWSRQARVFGAVLPSNSPGVHSLWIPAIALKTPIALKPGREEPWSPFRIVQSFIAAGAPAEAFGFYPTDHGGAAALLRAVDRSMLFGDASTTRPWANDPRVELHGPGHSKVVLGDDCADDWENYVDLMVTSISANGGRSCINASGIWTPRHGKKIAEAVAARLAEVKALPVDHPDAKVAAFANAKFAEMISNTVDEGLRESGAEDVTMRLRGSPRLVKQGRIAYLLPTVIRCDAREHGLANREFLFPFAAVVECPMAEMAEAIGPSLIVTAITKDQRFIAELMSSENVDRLNIGAIPTYRLSWDQPHEGNLFEHLYRQRAFQIEPAA
- a CDS encoding thiazole synthase, which translates into the protein MDPQALKIGSFSFRSRLFVGTGKYATYELMRECLEASRCEVVTVAVRRERLYDAQNRSLLDFLDTKRYTILPNTAGCFTAEDAVRVARLGRELLEQLENPGAAWVKLEVLHDKKTLLPDPVGTLEATKELVKDGFTVLVYSSDDPAAACRLKEAGATSVMPAGSPIGSGQGILNASNIRIILEMLKEGDAEYPVIVDAGVGTASDVTMAMELGADGVLLNTGIAHAKDAVAMARAMAHGIDAGYLAYRAGRIPRKLYATASSPIEGTIVY
- a CDS encoding DUF1028 domain-containing protein yields the protein MSVLGDPSPPPNRADGSGLHRPVCTYSIVARDPAKGEMGVAVQSHWFSVGSVVPWAEAGVGAVATQSLVDPAYGPMGLALMRIGRTGPEALASILAGDNGREVRQVAMVDAKGRVGVHTGAKCIQPAGHVVDTDAQFSVQANLMSNDRIWGEMAEAYRAAKGDLADRMMAALEAAEAAGGDIRGRQSAALIVVSGTSTGKPWVDRRFDLRVEDHEQPLTELRRLVKLQRAYLHMNAGDLAIEKKDFEAAVREYRAAEACAPQIVEIPFWHAVSLVNAGKAEEALPLFAGVFEREPVWAELIPRLVDCELLEADEALVTRIRGLGSGR
- a CDS encoding iron-containing alcohol dehydrogenase; translation: MHTNLQSRLPVRVIFGHGTIIRLGAVAVDEGATRVLLVTDPGIVRAGHAEHAAATLREAGCEVTIFHGVQENPTTEHVAAGVSVARDLGINFIVGVGGGSAMDCAKGINFILTNGGRMQDYWGVGKAAKPMLPFVAVPTTAGTGSEAQSFALITDPATHQKMACGDRKTLARAAILDPDLIRTVPRQVAAATGIDAISHAVETAGTNKRTDESRELSRAAWLRLEGSLEKYLADPEDSATRESMLMGAHLAGAAIEASMLGAAHSCANPLTAKYGIVHGVAVGVVLPHVVRFNAACGDNPYAELDEDADRLAMRIERLLMAAGIPRRLGELGVRREDLPELAASASGQWTAQFNPRKAGPEEFEQVFNDAFG